The segment GCTTCGCCATTCCGATCAACGATGCGATGGATGTTGCGACACAGCTGATTGAAAACGGCTATGTCACCAACCGTGCAACGATCGGTGTCACGCTGCAGACGCTGACCCAAGATTATCAGAACTATCCGGCCGGTCTCTACATCGCTTCCGTCATGAGCGGATCTGGCGCTGAAGCTGCAGGCCTGCAGCCGTATGACCGCATCACGGCGGCGGATGGTACCGCGGTATCCAGCTACACAGATCTCTCCAAGATCCTGAAGACAAAGAGCGTCGGCGACACCATCACCTTAACGATTGTCCGTGACGGTCAGACGATGGATGTCGATGTGACGCTGACCGGTGTTCTGCAGAATAGCTCCTCTTCCAGCAGCTCTTCAACAACGACGCCGGACACACCGTTCCGTCCTTAACTGAAAAGTTATTGTTCAGCCTGCGTACACCTGGTGCGCGGGCCTTTTTGTTCATCAGTAATCACAGGATATTTGAGGCTGGCTGGCATCAAACCTGATTTCAGTTTTCTTCAGTTTTCTTATGACGATTTCATTTTATATTCAGCAGGGATTTCTTATTGCTTGCCCAAAACATAAACTGAAAGATCGCCAGATTCTCCTGCCTTCTCATAAGAATGAACATTCAGAAACAAATACATGCGTTCATAATCATCCTTACGCAAAGATGATTCCGAACTAACCACAACAACGTTTGGAACGTTCATTTCCAATTCCTCAAAATACGAGTCCATTATTGAGGGGTCTATCATTCCAATCGGACTTTGATAAGAATACCTGGAAGCTGATTGACGCTCACTGGCAATATATATTAGATCATCATTTCCGAAGACAGTAATTGGGTCGGAAACATGTGTACTTTGTTTCACCATTTGAACAACCTTATCTGTATCTTCTGATAGCCCCGTATGAGAAATCTGTGTCCGGATCTGCATCGCACTCTGTACCAGCAATGGAATAAAGAGAGCTGTCCATACAGCAGCAAAGAAAGGTCGATAGTTTACTGCATCGGCCTGTACCCCTTGCTCATTTATCAAAGCAAGAGGATAGATAAAGGACGGAACCAGTGTAATTCCATAGTGCAAAAAATACTTGCCGCTGATTGAAATGAAGATCAGATTCAAACACAGTGTCAGAAGCCAGACCAGATCAATAACTCTTTTTTTTATTTTTATTTGAAAAGCTAAATAACATATGCATAGCAAAACGACTGAATTCAGAGTAAATCTGGCTAATGTTTCAAGCTTTCCATAATAAGAAGAACTGTCCGCCGTATAGCTGCTATTAAAGATCAGATAATCCTTTATAAAATCATCAAATGCATTTCCCATGTACAACCACTGGAAAACCGGTATAACAACGGCCAGCGTTCCGGCGATAAAACCGAGCAAGTATTTCCCCAATGATTGAAATTCCCTGTTTCGGATACACTGGACCAAGACTCCAAGACACATGATTACCCATAATCCGGCAATATTCGGCCGGATCAATAGCACAACGCCAAAAGTAAAACCACAGATTATCAGACGAATGAAGGAGATGCGCTGATTAAGATAATAATCCGTAAAAATATAACCGGCGATGGCAAGGAACGGTAACGCATAATCTTCAACCATTTCTCCTCCCTGCTGATATACCGCCGAATACATCAGCATTGACGAGATTGTCGCAAGCAGAGCTGATTTTTTTCCCGCAGCAAGTCTGGCGGTTTTATAAAAGAAAATAACCGCAACAAGCAGCAGCAGGAAACTGATTACCCATATTCCTTTCCAATAGGAAAGTTTCATTCCTAGTGCGTCAAGAAGATATACTACCGGCCCTTTATGATCAAAGGAATCCCGATACGGCATTCCCCCGCCCAGAATAACCGATCCCATATAGCGAAAAACAGATGCGTCCGTTAATGGTTCGCCTCCCAGAAAAGTAACTGCATTCTGCATGGAGCATAAAAAAGCCGTTAATATAAGTAAAACTGCAGTAGACAAAAACGTCTTTCCTTGAACAACTGATTTCATCTGAAACTCCATTATTTTGAGATTATAGCGCAGATTCGAAAACATAACGTCTGACCTTTCAGAAATTGTGCTACCATGCTATTGTTTTGATATTAGAATATCCTGTGGAATCATATGGAACATTTTTTCTTGATTATGCCTGCTTATAACGAAGCAGAAAATATCTCAATTACAGTAAATGAATGGTATCCCGTAATAGAGAAATTAAATAAAGAAGGGGTACAAGCAAACTTAGTTGTAATTAATGACGGGAGTAAAGATACTACATATTCAAGACTGCTTGAGCTTCGTAAAAGCCATCCAGCCATGATTCCCCTAACGAAGCCGAATGAAGGCCATGGACCTACATTATTGTTCGGATATCACTATGCATTAGATCATGGAGCGGATTATGTTTTTCAAACGGACTCTGATGGCCAGACAAACCCCAAAGAATTTCAGCAGTTTTGGGATCTCCGGCATCAATACGATGCAATTTTCGGCAATCGTGTTGTCCGTGGTGATGGGAAACAGCGTGCGTTTGTTGAGAAGACGCTCTGCCACCTTCTGAAGCATTATTTTGATGTTGCTATCCCCGATGCGAACGCCCCCTTCCGGCTCATGACAGCTTCGTTTCTTAAAGATTATCTTTCAAAAATGCCAGCGAATTATAATCTTCCTAATGTAATGCTTACAACTTTCGGCACCTATTACCATCGAAATATTCATTTTATTGAAATAACATTCAAGCCGCGGCAGGCAGGTGTCAATTCCATTAACATTAAAAAAATAATTAGAATCGGGTGGCAGGCCTTGAAGGATTTTAAAAATTTCAAAAAAGAAATGTAACTAGCTGCTCAATTTCACGATAAGGCTCCCTTCAACCCACCGAACCGCAGCTGGATCCGGAAAAGACGGCATCTCTGCAATGTCTTCTTGGTTCTGGATATCCTTTTCTGTAGCAACTACATTGATCGGTCTTTGAAGAACATTTTTAAAATATTCCTTGTAATACGTATTTGATGCGCTATGATAATTGCCGCCCGTAATACGATAGAGATTTTCAAACCCAGGGATTGAATCCAGCAAAGCATCTGGATGCCCCACAAAAATGACCGGTGTCTCGCCCGGTTTATAATCATCCATCGTTTCAATCCGATCAGCAATCCTTGTAAACAACGACAACGTAGCTTTCGTTTCTAGATCTTTTTTTACATAAAATCCATTCGATGTCATGACGTTGCCTAAAAGGATTAGAGACACAATGCAATATGAAATGTATGTAAGAATTGGTTTCCCTCCCACTTTACCGGATTTATATAACCCTATCAGAACAATCAAAAATATCAGGAAGAAACAATGAGCATAGTGCATCAGATCATGGCTGAACCCCGCAAGAACAAAAGATACATCCACTCCAATCGGAATCAAAAGTACAAGGATCCATGCAAGCAGTTTCTGTTTTTGATTCAACAAGCCTGTATGTAAATACCTAAGAAATAAAAATGCACACAAGCAGCATACAGCTGCATTAAGCCCCATGGACAGCCATGATTCATAAAGAGATGGTGTTCGAATAAAAGAAGAAAAGGTGTATGCCCATCCAAAGACGATGTTACGAAGGATTCCTGATACAGAATTATTTAAAGGTGCAGTTAAGGAATTATATGAATTCTCAATAAGAGACACGCCCGTAATCAGGTTTGCGCCTTTCAACCAGAGAATGTAAAGCAATCCACCGCATACAAGCATAGTCATAGCACGCAGACCAGAATGGATAATCAATCTTTCATCTTTTTTCTGAAACACTTCCACAAGCATCACCATAAGAATAAGCGTTACTGCCACCGAAAGATAGCTTTGGTACAAGCCAAGAGAAGCACTAAGCAGAACTGTACTTAACAGCCAGCTCCCTCTTCCCTTGTTTCGTTTCCAGAATCTGACTGCAGATACTGCCAGAAGCAAAGCAAGCATATCGCAATCAAGGTCACTCAGATATGAGCCTGTCAGAGCAATTACACACTCATTTGTGACCATGGCTCCGGCAATCAAAAAGATATCCTTTTTTGATTTTATTGAAAATATAGAACAAACGATAATAACTGATAAAAACAGCCAGGTCAGAGCGTACATACCAACCAGCCAAGGTATTGTCAGGTTTCTGCGCATCAGCCACACATAGAACGGGACGAATACTCTTCCCAGTGAATAACGCCAGGTTCCGCCTGCGGTATAAAACTGTCCCAAAGAGTCATGGGATAGATCCCATTGCATAAACATAAACCCATGCGCTGCTATTCCCCAAAACAGAACAGAAATGAAGCATATCTTCAGGAAATCCTTATGATCTTCGATCCATGATACTAACAGATTCATTTTGTTTGTCATGTCACTCTCCTGTCATAGTTAAATGAAAATGTCCCACACGTGATCAAATGAAAATGTCCCATTGATTTCAAGGCATTCGGGGACTAATGCATTCATCTGGAGGTGATCCAGATGAAGAAAGAAAAAGATAAAGTTAAAGCTCTAAAACTACTGGAACAAAGGGATTCGAACCCTAAGATTACTTGTCAATGGATAGCTGATCAATGTGGATACAGCCGGAAGCAGATTGAGCGATTGTCAGCCGAGAGAAAGATAAAAGATACGTCTGCTATTCTCACTCACGGCAATACCGGAAGAAAGCCGGTAACCACTGCCTCCGACCAAGAGATCAGGTACCTTGAGGATTTAAAGAAGACGTATCCGTCAATCACCATAGCACAGTTCAGAGACATCTATCTTGAAGATGTCATTACAAACAAAGACAAGGAAGCCGATGTTGTGAGGTATGGATTGAAGAACCGCAGCAAGACCTGGTTCCGCGATCTGTTTGTAAGGGAAGGATGGACGTCTCCTGTAGAGAAGCCAGGCCGGACAGATGGTACACGCGTCACGCATTCAACAAGAGCCCCGAGAGACCATATGGGAGAGCTGGTGCAGATTGATGGAACGCCCTACGACTGGTTCAATGATGGCAGAGCTTACGCCCTTCATCTTGCGGTTGACGATGCCAGTACCGAGGTTCTTGCGGGATACTTCATGGCTGAAGAATGTGCGCGTGGATACGCCCGTATGATGAAGCTTGTTCTGGAGAATTACGGCATTCCGGAAGCACTGTATTCAGACAAGTTCTCAGTCTTCCGCAGCGTCAAAGCCGGAACACCAACGCAGTTTGCCAGCATGATGAATAAGCTTGGCATCACTATGATCTTCGCAAATTCAGCTCAGGCCAAGGGACGCGTTGAACGTTATAACGGTACGGCACAGATGCGGCTTCCGAATGACCTGATCCGATGGAAGGTACCCCACAACTATGATTACCTCAATGACTGGTTCAACAAGAAATACA is part of the Galactobacillus timonensis genome and harbors:
- a CDS encoding ArnT family glycosyltransferase — encoded protein: MEFQMKSVVQGKTFLSTAVLLILTAFLCSMQNAVTFLGGEPLTDASVFRYMGSVILGGGMPYRDSFDHKGPVVYLLDALGMKLSYWKGIWVISFLLLLVAVIFFYKTARLAAGKKSALLATISSMLMYSAVYQQGGEMVEDYALPFLAIAGYIFTDYYLNQRISFIRLIICGFTFGVVLLIRPNIAGLWVIMCLGVLVQCIRNREFQSLGKYLLGFIAGTLAVVIPVFQWLYMGNAFDDFIKDYLIFNSSYTADSSSYYGKLETLARFTLNSVVLLCICYLAFQIKIKKRVIDLVWLLTLCLNLIFISISGKYFLHYGITLVPSFIYPLALINEQGVQADAVNYRPFFAAVWTALFIPLLVQSAMQIRTQISHTGLSEDTDKVVQMVKQSTHVSDPITVFGNDDLIYIASERQSASRYSYQSPIGMIDPSIMDSYFEELEMNVPNVVVVSSESSLRKDDYERMYLFLNVHSYEKAGESGDLSVYVLGKQ
- a CDS encoding glycosyltransferase family 2 protein, which codes for MEHFFLIMPAYNEAENISITVNEWYPVIEKLNKEGVQANLVVINDGSKDTTYSRLLELRKSHPAMIPLTKPNEGHGPTLLFGYHYALDHGADYVFQTDSDGQTNPKEFQQFWDLRHQYDAIFGNRVVRGDGKQRAFVEKTLCHLLKHYFDVAIPDANAPFRLMTASFLKDYLSKMPANYNLPNVMLTTFGTYYHRNIHFIEITFKPRQAGVNSINIKKIIRIGWQALKDFKNFKKEM
- a CDS encoding glucosyltransferase domain-containing protein, producing the protein MTNKMNLLVSWIEDHKDFLKICFISVLFWGIAAHGFMFMQWDLSHDSLGQFYTAGGTWRYSLGRVFVPFYVWLMRRNLTIPWLVGMYALTWLFLSVIIVCSIFSIKSKKDIFLIAGAMVTNECVIALTGSYLSDLDCDMLALLLAVSAVRFWKRNKGRGSWLLSTVLLSASLGLYQSYLSVAVTLILMVMLVEVFQKKDERLIIHSGLRAMTMLVCGGLLYILWLKGANLITGVSLIENSYNSLTAPLNNSVSGILRNIVFGWAYTFSSFIRTPSLYESWLSMGLNAAVCCLCAFLFLRYLHTGLLNQKQKLLAWILVLLIPIGVDVSFVLAGFSHDLMHYAHCFFLIFLIVLIGLYKSGKVGGKPILTYISYCIVSLILLGNVMTSNGFYVKKDLETKATLSLFTRIADRIETMDDYKPGETPVIFVGHPDALLDSIPGFENLYRITGGNYHSASNTYYKEYFKNVLQRPINVVATEKDIQNQEDIAEMPSFPDPAAVRWVEGSLIVKLSS
- a CDS encoding DDE-type integrase/transposase/recombinase — translated: MKKEKDKVKALKLLEQRDSNPKITCQWIADQCGYSRKQIERLSAERKIKDTSAILTHGNTGRKPVTTASDQEIRYLEDLKKTYPSITIAQFRDIYLEDVITNKDKEADVVRYGLKNRSKTWFRDLFVREGWTSPVEKPGRTDGTRVTHSTRAPRDHMGELVQIDGTPYDWFNDGRAYALHLAVDDASTEVLAGYFMAEECARGYARMMKLVLENYGIPEALYSDKFSVFRSVKAGTPTQFASMMNKLGITMIFANSAQAKGRVERYNGTAQMRLPNDLIRWKVPHNYDYLNDWFNKKYRLYLNAKFSYPVKDPHELFTPVPFDFNYSEVFRAEYQRQIRNDVFSMGNCLYTPVTSNGEIVHLSQKQNITVYIDAITDEIYIERYGKHYTCMKVGERKRDNYYTVSNEKELQKVLNEMNANKNK